From a region of the Triticum aestivum cultivar Chinese Spring chromosome 7D, IWGSC CS RefSeq v2.1, whole genome shotgun sequence genome:
- the LOC123169037 gene encoding DNA topoisomerase 1, with protein sequence MALQLRRLLPHGYAHRAVTLATKPLPPAPAMLHFGTSQRYSCSFMPYSPFRPCQMCGVAVRNSSTRKMSLRNSSQLALQLRSSAFFTTGLSGYHSSVSSRAAAVRGVALKATSSVNSRLFSTAYGKNLRLLIRNKSSFSHPNINREDGSAAHSYFHRSERRKSTLAACSTIADEASTSTSKCSESGTDTKKDIAKKKNSRGSKKEVSADVKEKKVSTKKKSTSAKTSKTAAKTTEKASAKQEEKKVDASKPKKGVGSSKEKKTVTRSKKPVKAKESAAIAAAEAKNCMKTTVDSSGSERRPLVPLYPPVAKSVVVVESATKAKVIQKYLGDMYEVLPSYGHVRDLAGRSKSVRPDDDFSMVWEVPTAAWTHLKSIKVALKGAENLILASDPDREGEAIAWHIKEMLEQQQDVLGSHVTVARVVFHEITEDAIKNALMSPRYIDMDLVNAYLARRSLDYLIGFGISPLLWRKLPGCQSAGRVQSAALALVCDRETEIERFSPQEYWTVDTEFKTQCSDSSKGLCLTSRIKLLNSKKLDQLSISSQEEARAIEKRIYSCQFEVRGVKRSKICKNPPMPYITSSLQQDAANKLHFGAGRTMKVAQKLYEGISLSSEQTTGLITYLRTDGFHISDGAAEDIRSLVKERYGKQYAPEDIRKYLNKVKNAQEAHEAIRPTSIRRLPSSLIGILDEDSLKLYTLIWRRTMACQMEASRTELIQVDISNPEGDMIFHSSASRLDFKGYQAVYEDTEASGSSESPEGEAAHQDNFEALSKLKMKDLASPVNVNLGQHFTKPPSRYSEGALIKKMEELGIGRPSTYASIMRVLQDRKYVTIKSRVLHPEFRGRMVSAFLSHLFSEIADYSFTANMETELDNVSAGSTEWKGLLTDYWERFSKYCTDASQWDVRKVERMLEEKFLPILFPDLDTDSRVCPSCSEGTLRFKVSRYGEGYFIGCDRHPKCKYIARTLSDEDDENETSEETPKSFEPRLLGVKPDTNEKVFLKQGPYGYYIQVGEDRKGASQKRAPISEVKDINSITIEDAIELLQYPKVLGKHPDDEHPVLMTHSKAGFSVRHRRSLAPVPKTHDPKKVTLERALKYLTGKNVKKFGRPKGKTNKNAEPIEWH encoded by the exons ATGGCGCTCCAgcttcgccgcctcctcccgcaCGGCTACGCGCACCGCGCCGTCACCCTCGCCACCAAGCCGCTGCCGCCGGCGCCGGCCATG CTTCACTTTGGGACTTCCCAGAGATACTCATGCTCCTTCATGCCTTATTCGCCTTTCCGTCCTTGTCAAATGTGTGGAGTCGCAGTACGGAATAGTTCAACGAGGAAAATGTCTCTAAGAAATAGCTCTCAGCTCGCCCTACAGCTCAGAAGCAGTGCATTTTTTACTACTGGGCTCTCGGGGTACCACAGTTCTGTAAGTTCCAGGGCTGCAGCTGTCCGTGGAGTTGCTTTAAAGGCTACCAGTAGTGTTAATTCACGGCTCTTCTCGACTGCATATGGTAAAAATTTAAGGCTTCTCATTAGAAATAAGAGCTCATTTAGCCATCCAAATATAAATAGGGAAGATGGGAGTGCTGCCCATAGTTACTTCCATAGATCTGAGAGACGTAAAAGCACACTAGCTGCGTGTAGCACCATCGCTGATGAGGCTTCCACATCTACTAGCAAGTGCAGTGAGAGTGGTACAGATACTAAAAAGGACATTGCGAAGAAGAAGAATTCTAGAGGCAGCAAAAAAGAAGTTAGTGCAGATGTGAAAGAGAAGAAAGTTTCTACCAAGAAAAAGAGCACTTCTGCTAAAACTAGTAAAACAGCAGCAAAGACAACTGAGAAAGCTAGTGCGAAGCAAGAAGAAAAGAAGGTCGACGCATCTAAACCAAAGAAAGGGGTTGGTAGTTCCAAAGAGAAAAAAACAGTAACCAGATCGAAGAAACCTGTGAAAGCAAAGGAATCAGCTGCTATTGCAGCCGCTGAAGCCAAGAATTGCATGAAGACCACTGTTGATAGTTCTGGTAGCGAGAGGAGGCCACTTGTACCTCTTTACCCCCCGGTAGCTAAATCAGTAGTTGTTGTTGAATCAGCTACAAAAGCAAAAGTTATTCAAAAATACCTTGGGGACATGTATGAAGTATTACCTAGCTATGGTCATGTGAGAGATCTAGCTGGAAGGTCAAAATCTGTCCGCCCTGATGATGACTTCAGCATGGTATGGGAGGTGCCTACTGCTGCCTGGACACACCTTAAAAGCATTAAAGTTGCATTGAAAGG AGCAGAAAATTTGATTCTCGCTTCTGACCCTGACCGTGAAGGTGAAGCAATTGCTTGGCACATAAAGGAAATGCTTGAACAGCAGCAGGATGTGTTGGGTTCCCATGTTACTGTTGCAAGAGTTGTCTTCCATGAAATTACGGAGGATGCTATTAAAAACGCTTTAATGTCTCCAAGATATATTGATATGGACTTAGTTAATGCTTACCTTGCACGTCGTTCCCTTGATTATTTGATTGGGTTTGGCATATCACCACTTTTATGGAGGAAGTTGCCTGGTTGTCAGTCAGCTGGACGAGTCCAATCTGCAGCTTTGGCTCTTGTATGTGATCGGGAGACTGAAATAGAACGGTTTAGCCCGCAGGAATATTGGACTGTTGATACTGAATTCAAAACCCAGTGTTCGGATTCTTCAAAAGGCCTATGTCTTACATCCCGGATAAAGCTTCTCAATTCAAAAAAGTTGGATCAGCTTTCTATAAGCTCTCAAGAAGAAGCACGAGCAATAGAAAAGAGGATTTATTCTTGCCAATTCGAAGTAAGAGGTGTTAAGAGAAGCAAAATTTGCAAGAATCCTCCAATGCCATATATAACATCCAGCCTTCAGCAGGATGCAGCAAACAAACTACATTTTGGTGCAGGGCGTACCATGAAG GTAGCCCAGAAGCTTTATGAAGGGATCAGTCTTTCGTCAGAACAAACAACGGGGTTAATAACGTACCTCAGAACAGACGGGTTTCAT ATTTCTGATGGAGCCGCAGAAGATATTcgttcgttagtgaaagaaag GTATGGAAAGCAGTATGCACCAGAGGATATTAGGAAGTACTTGAATAAGGTGAAAAATGCTCAAGAGGCCCATGAAGCCATAAGGCCCACCAGCATAAGGAGGTTGCCAT CATCTTTGATTGGAATACTTGACGAGGATTCTTTGAAACTGTACACTCTAATATGGAGAAGAACAATGGCTTGCCAAATGGAAGCTTCAAGGACTGAGCTG ATTCAAGTTGACATTAGTAATCCTGAAGGCGACATGATTTTTCATTCATCTGCATCAAGGCTTGACTTCAAGGGGTACCAAGCCGTCTATGAG GACACTGAAGCAAGTGGGTCCAGTGAAAGCCCTGAAGGAGAAGCTGCACATCAGGATAATTTTGAGGCCTTGTCCAAATTAAAG ATGAAAGATTTGGCGTCTCCCGTTAACGTGAATCTTGGGCAGCACTTTACTAAACCTCCATCCCGTTATTCTGAGGGTGCATTG ATAAAAAAGATGGAGGAACTTGGAATTGGAAGGCCGTCTACGTACGCCTCTATAATGAGGGTGTTGCAG GACCGGAAATACGTGACAATAAAAAGTCGAGTTCTGCACCCTGAGTTTCGTGGTCGAATG GTCTCAGCATTTCTTTCACATCTTTTCTCTGAGATTGCCGATTACAGCTTTACTGCTAACATGGAGACAGAG CTAGACAATGTCTCTGCTGGTTCAACTGAATGGAAGGGCCTCCTGACAGATTACTGGGAACGATTCAGCAAATACTGCACAGATGCTAGTCAATGGGATGTTAGAAAG GTAGAGAGAATGCTTGAAGAGAAATTCCTTCCTATCCTCTTTCCTGACCTTGACACCGATAGTAGGGTTTGCCCTAG TTGTTCTGAAGGGACCCTGAGATTTAAAGTTAGTAGGTACGGTGAAGGCTATTTTATAGGCTGTGACCGACATCCGAAATGCAA GTACATCGCCCGCACATTATCAGATGAAGATGACGAAAATGAAACCTCCGAGGAAACTCCGAAGTCTTTTGAACCTCGGTTACTTGGTGTCAAGCCTGATACAAACGAAAAG GTCTTCTTAAAACAAGGTCCTTATGGTTACTACATCCAGGTTGGAGAGGATAGGAAAGGAGCGTCCCAGAAAAGGGCTCCTATTTCCGAG GTCAAAGATATTAACTCTATCACCATCGAAGATGCAATTGAGCTATTGCAGTATCCAAAAGTTCTG GGGAAACATCCTGATGATGAGCATCCTGTACTTATGACACATTCTAAAGCTGGATTTAGCGTCCGGCACAGGAGAAGCCTTGCTCCAGTGCCAAAG ACTCACGACCCAAAGAAGGTTACACTTGAGCGTGCACTGAAGTATCTGACGGGTAAAAATGTCAAAAAGTTTGGTCGACCAAAGGGAAAAACTAACAAAAATGCGGAACCCATTGAATGGCATTAA